One window of the Salvia miltiorrhiza cultivar Shanhuang (shh) chromosome 6, IMPLAD_Smil_shh, whole genome shotgun sequence genome contains the following:
- the LOC130988864 gene encoding bZIP transcription factor TGA10-like isoform X2 yields the protein MGRLKIGSSSSDHHHSTQLAQHHEMQHNDQINHHQNNNHMMFSFGMMQSSSSSIPVPFNISKESGAYDLGDLDQALFLYLDGQDHSAAQDQRQNSGMRPHTLNIFPSEPMHVEPSPKGGSGSKKLSEPSNPRNDVQEPAKVVKREGNRKGPTSSSEQDGPKTPDPKTLRRLAQNREAARKSRLRKKAYVQQLETSRMKLTQLEHEIQRARAQGFFLGGNANAAGEQGLPCTNITSDAAWFDMEYARWLEEHHRLTVELRSAVHEHRPEDELGILIDNCLAHYDQIISLKNVIVKSDVFHIVSGMWRTPAERCFLWIGGFRPSELIKIILNQVEPLTEQQMVGIYGLQQSTQEAEEALTHGLDALNQSLTETIVCDTLTLPPNMNTYMAQMAVAINKLTTLEGFVTQADNLRQQTLHRLQQVLTTRQAARCFLAIGEYFHRLRALSSLWLSRPRQD from the exons ATGGGAAGGCTTAAAATAGG cagcagcagcagcgaccATCATCACTCTACACAATTAGCTCAACATCATGAGATGCAGCACAATGATCAAatcaatcatcatcaaaatAATAATCACATGATGTTTTCGTTTGGGATGATGCAATCATCCTCATCATCCATACCCGTACCCTTCAATAT AAGCAAAGAATCTGGCGCTTACGACTTAGGCGACTTGGATCAAGCTCTCTTTCTATACCTCGACGGCCAAGATCACTCTGCAGCTCAAGACCAACGAC AGAATTCTGGGATGAGGCCACACACTCTAAACATTTTCCCCTCTGAGCCCATGCATGTAGAGCCATCACCAAAg GGAGGCAGTGGTTCGAAGAAATTATCTGAGCCATCTAACCCTAGAAATGATGTTCAAGAACCGGCCAAAGTAGTTAAG CGTGAGGGAAACCGTAAAGGGCCTACCTCAAGTTCAGAGCAAGATGGTCCAAAAACACCTGATCCAaag ACTTTAAGGAGGCTTGCTCAGAATAGAGAAGCAGCTAGGAAAAGCAGGCTTAGGAAAAAG GCTTATGTTCAGCAGCTGGAGACAAGTAGAATGAAGCTTACTCAATTAGAACATGAAATCCAAAGAGCTAGAGCACAG GGATTTTTCTTAGGTGGAAATGCTAATGCAGCAGGAGAGCAAGGCCTTCCTTGTACCAACATAACTTCAG ATGCCGCGTGGTTCGACATGGAGTATGCACGGTGGCTGGAGGAGCACCACCGCCTGACGGTGGAACTGAGGAGTGCCGTCCACGAGCACCGGCCGGAAGACGAGCTCGGCATTCTGATAGACAACTGCCTAGCACACTACGATCAGATCATCAGCCTCAAGAACGTGATCGTCAAGTCGGACGTCTTCCACATCGTCTCCGGCATGTGGCGGACCCCAGCGGAGCGCTGCTTCTTGTGGATTGGCGGTTTCCGGCCGTCGGAGCTCATTAAG ATAATCTTGAACCAGGTGGAGCCATTGACGGAGCAGCAAATGGTGGGGATATATGGACTGCAGCAATCAACACAGGAAGCAGAAGAGGCTCTCACTCATGGGCTGGACGCATTGAATCAATCTCTCACTGAAACCATAGTTTGCGACACTCTCACTCTTCCACCAAACATGAACACATACATGGCGCAGATGGCTGTCGCCATTAACAAACTCACAACTCTCGAGGGTTTTGTTACACAG GCTGATAACCTGAGGCAACAAACCCTTCACCGGCTTCAGCAAGTTCTGACGACCCGGCAAGCGGCGCGGTGTTTTCTAGCGATCGGCGAGTACTTCCACCGGCTCCGCGCCCTCAGCTCCCTCTGGCTGAGCCGGCCCCGCCAGGACTAA
- the LOC130988864 gene encoding bZIP transcription factor TGA10-like isoform X5: MGRLKIGSKESGAYDLGDLDQALFLYLDGQDHSAAQDQRQNSGMRPHTLNIFPSEPMHVEPSPKGGSGSKKLSEPSNPRNDVQEPAKVVKREGNRKGPTSSSEQDGPKTPDPKTLRRLAQNREAARKSRLRKKAYVQQLETSRMKLTQLEHEIQRARAQGFFLGGNANAAGEQGLPCTNITSDAAWFDMEYARWLEEHHRLTVELRSAVHEHRPEDELGILIDNCLAHYDQIISLKNVIVKSDVFHIVSGMWRTPAERCFLWIGGFRPSELIKIILNQVEPLTEQQMVGIYGLQQSTQEAEEALTHGLDALNQSLTETIVCDTLTLPPNMNTYMAQMAVAINKLTTLEGFVTQADNLRQQTLHRLQQVLTTRQAARCFLAIGEYFHRLRALSSLWLSRPRQD, encoded by the exons ATGGGAAGGCTTAAAATAGG AAGCAAAGAATCTGGCGCTTACGACTTAGGCGACTTGGATCAAGCTCTCTTTCTATACCTCGACGGCCAAGATCACTCTGCAGCTCAAGACCAACGAC AGAATTCTGGGATGAGGCCACACACTCTAAACATTTTCCCCTCTGAGCCCATGCATGTAGAGCCATCACCAAAg GGAGGCAGTGGTTCGAAGAAATTATCTGAGCCATCTAACCCTAGAAATGATGTTCAAGAACCGGCCAAAGTAGTTAAG CGTGAGGGAAACCGTAAAGGGCCTACCTCAAGTTCAGAGCAAGATGGTCCAAAAACACCTGATCCAaag ACTTTAAGGAGGCTTGCTCAGAATAGAGAAGCAGCTAGGAAAAGCAGGCTTAGGAAAAAG GCTTATGTTCAGCAGCTGGAGACAAGTAGAATGAAGCTTACTCAATTAGAACATGAAATCCAAAGAGCTAGAGCACAG GGATTTTTCTTAGGTGGAAATGCTAATGCAGCAGGAGAGCAAGGCCTTCCTTGTACCAACATAACTTCAG ATGCCGCGTGGTTCGACATGGAGTATGCACGGTGGCTGGAGGAGCACCACCGCCTGACGGTGGAACTGAGGAGTGCCGTCCACGAGCACCGGCCGGAAGACGAGCTCGGCATTCTGATAGACAACTGCCTAGCACACTACGATCAGATCATCAGCCTCAAGAACGTGATCGTCAAGTCGGACGTCTTCCACATCGTCTCCGGCATGTGGCGGACCCCAGCGGAGCGCTGCTTCTTGTGGATTGGCGGTTTCCGGCCGTCGGAGCTCATTAAG ATAATCTTGAACCAGGTGGAGCCATTGACGGAGCAGCAAATGGTGGGGATATATGGACTGCAGCAATCAACACAGGAAGCAGAAGAGGCTCTCACTCATGGGCTGGACGCATTGAATCAATCTCTCACTGAAACCATAGTTTGCGACACTCTCACTCTTCCACCAAACATGAACACATACATGGCGCAGATGGCTGTCGCCATTAACAAACTCACAACTCTCGAGGGTTTTGTTACACAG GCTGATAACCTGAGGCAACAAACCCTTCACCGGCTTCAGCAAGTTCTGACGACCCGGCAAGCGGCGCGGTGTTTTCTAGCGATCGGCGAGTACTTCCACCGGCTCCGCGCCCTCAGCTCCCTCTGGCTGAGCCGGCCCCGCCAGGACTAA
- the LOC130988864 gene encoding bZIP transcription factor TGA10-like isoform X4, with protein MASNKVSSSSSDHHHSTQLAQHHEMQHNDQINHHQNNNHMMFSFGMMQSSSSSIPVPFNISKESGAYDLGDLDQALFLYLDGQDHSAAQDQRQNSGMRPHTLNIFPSEPMHVEPSPKGGSGSKKLSEPSNPRNDVQEPAKVVKREGNRKGPTSSSEQDGPKTPDPKTLRRLAQNREAARKSRLRKKAYVQQLETSRMKLTQLEHEIQRARAQGFFLGGNANAAGEQGLPCTNITSDAAWFDMEYARWLEEHHRLTVELRSAVHEHRPEDELGILIDNCLAHYDQIISLKNVIVKSDVFHIVSGMWRTPAERCFLWIGGFRPSELIKIILNQVEPLTEQQMVGIYGLQQSTQEAEEALTHGLDALNQSLTETIVCDTLTLPPNMNTYMAQMAVAINKLTTLEGFVTQVSRIKFGQHIFL; from the exons atggcTTCTAACAAagtcagcagcagcagcagcgaccATCATCACTCTACACAATTAGCTCAACATCATGAGATGCAGCACAATGATCAAatcaatcatcatcaaaatAATAATCACATGATGTTTTCGTTTGGGATGATGCAATCATCCTCATCATCCATACCCGTACCCTTCAATAT AAGCAAAGAATCTGGCGCTTACGACTTAGGCGACTTGGATCAAGCTCTCTTTCTATACCTCGACGGCCAAGATCACTCTGCAGCTCAAGACCAACGAC AGAATTCTGGGATGAGGCCACACACTCTAAACATTTTCCCCTCTGAGCCCATGCATGTAGAGCCATCACCAAAg GGAGGCAGTGGTTCGAAGAAATTATCTGAGCCATCTAACCCTAGAAATGATGTTCAAGAACCGGCCAAAGTAGTTAAG CGTGAGGGAAACCGTAAAGGGCCTACCTCAAGTTCAGAGCAAGATGGTCCAAAAACACCTGATCCAaag ACTTTAAGGAGGCTTGCTCAGAATAGAGAAGCAGCTAGGAAAAGCAGGCTTAGGAAAAAG GCTTATGTTCAGCAGCTGGAGACAAGTAGAATGAAGCTTACTCAATTAGAACATGAAATCCAAAGAGCTAGAGCACAG GGATTTTTCTTAGGTGGAAATGCTAATGCAGCAGGAGAGCAAGGCCTTCCTTGTACCAACATAACTTCAG ATGCCGCGTGGTTCGACATGGAGTATGCACGGTGGCTGGAGGAGCACCACCGCCTGACGGTGGAACTGAGGAGTGCCGTCCACGAGCACCGGCCGGAAGACGAGCTCGGCATTCTGATAGACAACTGCCTAGCACACTACGATCAGATCATCAGCCTCAAGAACGTGATCGTCAAGTCGGACGTCTTCCACATCGTCTCCGGCATGTGGCGGACCCCAGCGGAGCGCTGCTTCTTGTGGATTGGCGGTTTCCGGCCGTCGGAGCTCATTAAG ATAATCTTGAACCAGGTGGAGCCATTGACGGAGCAGCAAATGGTGGGGATATATGGACTGCAGCAATCAACACAGGAAGCAGAAGAGGCTCTCACTCATGGGCTGGACGCATTGAATCAATCTCTCACTGAAACCATAGTTTGCGACACTCTCACTCTTCCACCAAACATGAACACATACATGGCGCAGATGGCTGTCGCCATTAACAAACTCACAACTCTCGAGGGTTTTGTTACACAG GTAAGCCGTATAAAATTCGGGCAACACATTTTCCTTTGA
- the LOC130988864 gene encoding bZIP transcription factor TGA10-like isoform X1, with translation MASNKVSSSSSDHHHSTQLAQHHEMQHNDQINHHQNNNHMMFSFGMMQSSSSSIPVPFNISKESGAYDLGDLDQALFLYLDGQDHSAAQDQRQNSGMRPHTLNIFPSEPMHVEPSPKGGSGSKKLSEPSNPRNDVQEPAKVVKREGNRKGPTSSSEQDGPKTPDPKTLRRLAQNREAARKSRLRKKAYVQQLETSRMKLTQLEHEIQRARAQGFFLGGNANAAGEQGLPCTNITSDAAWFDMEYARWLEEHHRLTVELRSAVHEHRPEDELGILIDNCLAHYDQIISLKNVIVKSDVFHIVSGMWRTPAERCFLWIGGFRPSELIKIILNQVEPLTEQQMVGIYGLQQSTQEAEEALTHGLDALNQSLTETIVCDTLTLPPNMNTYMAQMAVAINKLTTLEGFVTQADNLRQQTLHRLQQVLTTRQAARCFLAIGEYFHRLRALSSLWLSRPRQD, from the exons atggcTTCTAACAAagtcagcagcagcagcagcgaccATCATCACTCTACACAATTAGCTCAACATCATGAGATGCAGCACAATGATCAAatcaatcatcatcaaaatAATAATCACATGATGTTTTCGTTTGGGATGATGCAATCATCCTCATCATCCATACCCGTACCCTTCAATAT AAGCAAAGAATCTGGCGCTTACGACTTAGGCGACTTGGATCAAGCTCTCTTTCTATACCTCGACGGCCAAGATCACTCTGCAGCTCAAGACCAACGAC AGAATTCTGGGATGAGGCCACACACTCTAAACATTTTCCCCTCTGAGCCCATGCATGTAGAGCCATCACCAAAg GGAGGCAGTGGTTCGAAGAAATTATCTGAGCCATCTAACCCTAGAAATGATGTTCAAGAACCGGCCAAAGTAGTTAAG CGTGAGGGAAACCGTAAAGGGCCTACCTCAAGTTCAGAGCAAGATGGTCCAAAAACACCTGATCCAaag ACTTTAAGGAGGCTTGCTCAGAATAGAGAAGCAGCTAGGAAAAGCAGGCTTAGGAAAAAG GCTTATGTTCAGCAGCTGGAGACAAGTAGAATGAAGCTTACTCAATTAGAACATGAAATCCAAAGAGCTAGAGCACAG GGATTTTTCTTAGGTGGAAATGCTAATGCAGCAGGAGAGCAAGGCCTTCCTTGTACCAACATAACTTCAG ATGCCGCGTGGTTCGACATGGAGTATGCACGGTGGCTGGAGGAGCACCACCGCCTGACGGTGGAACTGAGGAGTGCCGTCCACGAGCACCGGCCGGAAGACGAGCTCGGCATTCTGATAGACAACTGCCTAGCACACTACGATCAGATCATCAGCCTCAAGAACGTGATCGTCAAGTCGGACGTCTTCCACATCGTCTCCGGCATGTGGCGGACCCCAGCGGAGCGCTGCTTCTTGTGGATTGGCGGTTTCCGGCCGTCGGAGCTCATTAAG ATAATCTTGAACCAGGTGGAGCCATTGACGGAGCAGCAAATGGTGGGGATATATGGACTGCAGCAATCAACACAGGAAGCAGAAGAGGCTCTCACTCATGGGCTGGACGCATTGAATCAATCTCTCACTGAAACCATAGTTTGCGACACTCTCACTCTTCCACCAAACATGAACACATACATGGCGCAGATGGCTGTCGCCATTAACAAACTCACAACTCTCGAGGGTTTTGTTACACAG GCTGATAACCTGAGGCAACAAACCCTTCACCGGCTTCAGCAAGTTCTGACGACCCGGCAAGCGGCGCGGTGTTTTCTAGCGATCGGCGAGTACTTCCACCGGCTCCGCGCCCTCAGCTCCCTCTGGCTGAGCCGGCCCCGCCAGGACTAA
- the LOC130988864 gene encoding bZIP transcription factor TGA10-like isoform X3, with product MQHNDQINHHQNNNHMMFSFGMMQSSSSSIPVPFNISKESGAYDLGDLDQALFLYLDGQDHSAAQDQRQNSGMRPHTLNIFPSEPMHVEPSPKGGSGSKKLSEPSNPRNDVQEPAKVVKREGNRKGPTSSSEQDGPKTPDPKTLRRLAQNREAARKSRLRKKAYVQQLETSRMKLTQLEHEIQRARAQGFFLGGNANAAGEQGLPCTNITSDAAWFDMEYARWLEEHHRLTVELRSAVHEHRPEDELGILIDNCLAHYDQIISLKNVIVKSDVFHIVSGMWRTPAERCFLWIGGFRPSELIKIILNQVEPLTEQQMVGIYGLQQSTQEAEEALTHGLDALNQSLTETIVCDTLTLPPNMNTYMAQMAVAINKLTTLEGFVTQADNLRQQTLHRLQQVLTTRQAARCFLAIGEYFHRLRALSSLWLSRPRQD from the exons ATGCAGCACAATGATCAAatcaatcatcatcaaaatAATAATCACATGATGTTTTCGTTTGGGATGATGCAATCATCCTCATCATCCATACCCGTACCCTTCAATAT AAGCAAAGAATCTGGCGCTTACGACTTAGGCGACTTGGATCAAGCTCTCTTTCTATACCTCGACGGCCAAGATCACTCTGCAGCTCAAGACCAACGAC AGAATTCTGGGATGAGGCCACACACTCTAAACATTTTCCCCTCTGAGCCCATGCATGTAGAGCCATCACCAAAg GGAGGCAGTGGTTCGAAGAAATTATCTGAGCCATCTAACCCTAGAAATGATGTTCAAGAACCGGCCAAAGTAGTTAAG CGTGAGGGAAACCGTAAAGGGCCTACCTCAAGTTCAGAGCAAGATGGTCCAAAAACACCTGATCCAaag ACTTTAAGGAGGCTTGCTCAGAATAGAGAAGCAGCTAGGAAAAGCAGGCTTAGGAAAAAG GCTTATGTTCAGCAGCTGGAGACAAGTAGAATGAAGCTTACTCAATTAGAACATGAAATCCAAAGAGCTAGAGCACAG GGATTTTTCTTAGGTGGAAATGCTAATGCAGCAGGAGAGCAAGGCCTTCCTTGTACCAACATAACTTCAG ATGCCGCGTGGTTCGACATGGAGTATGCACGGTGGCTGGAGGAGCACCACCGCCTGACGGTGGAACTGAGGAGTGCCGTCCACGAGCACCGGCCGGAAGACGAGCTCGGCATTCTGATAGACAACTGCCTAGCACACTACGATCAGATCATCAGCCTCAAGAACGTGATCGTCAAGTCGGACGTCTTCCACATCGTCTCCGGCATGTGGCGGACCCCAGCGGAGCGCTGCTTCTTGTGGATTGGCGGTTTCCGGCCGTCGGAGCTCATTAAG ATAATCTTGAACCAGGTGGAGCCATTGACGGAGCAGCAAATGGTGGGGATATATGGACTGCAGCAATCAACACAGGAAGCAGAAGAGGCTCTCACTCATGGGCTGGACGCATTGAATCAATCTCTCACTGAAACCATAGTTTGCGACACTCTCACTCTTCCACCAAACATGAACACATACATGGCGCAGATGGCTGTCGCCATTAACAAACTCACAACTCTCGAGGGTTTTGTTACACAG GCTGATAACCTGAGGCAACAAACCCTTCACCGGCTTCAGCAAGTTCTGACGACCCGGCAAGCGGCGCGGTGTTTTCTAGCGATCGGCGAGTACTTCCACCGGCTCCGCGCCCTCAGCTCCCTCTGGCTGAGCCGGCCCCGCCAGGACTAA